In Phreatobacter cathodiphilus, the genomic window AGCCGGCTCAGGCGAAGCCGCCGCGCTGAGGCCTCAGAACAGGCTGCGCAGGGTGTCGCGGGCCCGCACGAGCGAGCCGGTGACCGTCTCCTCGTAGGGCAGGCGCGGCAGCGGGATGCCGAAGACGGAGCGTCGCGCCGGGGAGGGCGCCGGAGCGGCGGTCGCCGTCATGGCGACGAGCTGGAGGGGCTCCCCGGGCGGGGAGGCCGCCGCCGGGGCGGCGGGGCGAACGGGGGGGCAGCGGGGCGCGCAGCCACGCTGGGCCTGCTGGACCTGCTGAACCTGCTGGGCCCGTCGGACGGGCGGCACCGGCACCACGGCCGGCAGCGGCGCTGCCGGGGGCACGAGATCCTCGGCCCTGGCTGCGGGCGCCTGGGTCGGCCAGACGAAGGCGGCATCGAAATCGACGGGTGTCGCGGGGCGGCTCACCAGGACCGCCTTCTCCTGCGGGGCGGCTGCCGGGGCAGGGGAGAGGGTCGCCAGCATCTTCGGCACGGCGACGGCGGCGCAGGCCGTGGCGAAGACCGAGACGACCACCTGGGCGGCCAGGCGGCGGCCACCCCGCGCAACCATTGCAAGCTTTCCAGAACTCAAGGGGGAGACTCCGCTGGATACCGAACCCGGCGCCAGTTGGCCGTGGGTTTGTGGCGGCATTCCGGACGGAAATGTTGCCGATTCAGCCGCGGGCGTAGCCGATTGTTTCTGCCGTGGCGGCCTCGGCCGCGCCGGTCCAGGCGCGGAAGGCCCGGTGCCCCGGCGGGGTCACGTGCAGGGCGCGACCCTGCGACGCCCGCCTCACCCAGCCCCGGCTGAGCGCATGGTCGAGGATCGCGCGGCCAAGCGCGCCGCCGAGGTGGGGCCGCCTCTCGCTCCAGTCGAGGCAGGCGCGGCAGAGCGGCCGGCGGCTCGCCTCCAGCGCCCCGGTGTCGATGCCCTCGGCGCGGAAGAAGCTGCGGCCGGCTTCGGTCAGGCTCACCCCGCCCTCCGCGGCCGCCAGGCGCCCGTCGGCGGCGAAGGCGTCGAACAGGCGCACGGCCCATTCGCCCGCCATGTGGTCGTAGCAAGTGCGGGCCTGGCGCAGGGCCGGGTCGCGCGGGCCGGGGCGCGTCCTCAGGCGCCCCGTTCGGGCGGCGAGCCCCATCAGCCCCTCCAGCACATGGGCGACGTCGGCACCCGACAGGCGGAAATAGCGATGGCGGCCCTGGGCCTCGACGAGAACGAGGCCCGCCTCGCCGAGCCGCGCCAGATGACCGCTGGCGGTCGGCGCGCTGACGCCCGCCTCGCGCGCCAGTTCGCCGGCGGTGAGGGCGCGACCGGCCATCAGCGCGCCGAGCATGTTGGCGCGCGCGGGGTCGCCCATCAGGGCGGCGACGGTGGCGATGGACGGACCTTCCTTCATGGGACGTCTCCTTCGGTCGCGGGATGTCCCGCAGCCTCGGACAGGCTACACCGGACGCGGTGCGATTGCTTCGGCGCGCACCGAAACGTCGGCCCCCCGAACCGGTGGATCGTCGCGGCCCTCGTCTCCGCAACCAGGACCCCCGCATGGCCATCCTCGCCGTCGCCACCGTCGTCTTCGTCCTCGCCGGCCTCGTCAAGGGCGTCATCGGCCTCGGCCTGCCGACCATCGCCGTCGGCTTGCTCAGCCTCTTCGTCACGCCGGCCCAGGCGGCCTCCTGGATGCTGGTGCCCTCGCTCCTCACCAATGTCTGGCAGGTGGCCGCGGGGCCGAACCTCTGGCCGCTCACCCGCCGCCTCGCCACCCTCCTCGCGGGAATCGCGGCCGGAACCTGGCTCGGCAGCGGCGTCATCTCCGGCGCCTCCGCCGGCCATGCCTCGGTGGCCCTCGGCCTCGTGCTGATCCTCTATGCCGGGCTGGGCCTCTCGCCGCTGCGGCCGCGGGTGCCGGCGGGCGCCGAGCCCTTCCTGTCGCCGCTGGTGGGGCTGATGACCGGCGTCGTCTCGGCCGGCACCGGCATCTTCGTCATGCCCTCGGTGCCCTATCTGCAGGCGCTGGGGCTGGAGAAGGACGACCTCGTCCAGGCCCTCGGCATCACCTTCCTCGTCGCCACCGTGGCGCTCGGCGTCGGCCTGTTCAGCGAGGGGGTGCTGGCGGGCGGAACGGCGCTCACCTCGCTGTGGATGCTCGCCCCGGCGCTCCTCGGCATGGCGCTGGGACAGGCGATCCGCTCGCGCATCAGCCCCGCGGCGTTCCGCACCTGGTTCATGATCGGGCTGATGCTCCTCGGCGCCCATCTGGCGGTGAAGCCGCTGCTGTGAGGGCAATGGCCCCGTCGTCCGTCACCCCCGGCGAGGCCGAAGGCCGAGGGAAGGGGGGCTAGGGGCCACGGACTGAAGCCGGCGGCGAGGGCTGGCAGGAGGTGCCGTCGAGGTGTGGGTTACCGACCCTGGATCCCCTTCCCCTCGCTGCGCTCGGCCGGGGATGACGGCGGAGGGTCGGGCGGGCGCGGGCACATGGCACAGCCCGGGTGTCGAGGGCGGCCTCGGGAGGCGCACAAACCTCACCGCGTCATGCCCGGGACAAGCCCGGGCAGGACCGAGAGAGCTGTGTCCGTATCCCATGCGCTGCACAGAGGAAGTGCGTCCTTCGAGGCTCGGGCCAGGGGCCCTCGCACCTCAGGATGAGGAGGGGAGAGACCTGCAGAAAGGCGCGTCGGGGCGGGCATCGCGTCCCGAAGGGCCACACACCACCCTCCTCATCCTGAGGTGCGAGGGAGCGCAGCGAGCGAGCCTCGAAGGACGCACGCGGCGGATGCAGGGCTTGCCTACCCCTCCAGCCATTCCCTGAGCTTGGTCACCCGCGGCTTCATGCGGCCGCCATCCACCGCGATGCGCAGGGCGCGGGTCTCGCCGACCATGACGACGAGGGACCGGCCGCGCGTCACCGCCGTGTAGATGAGGTTCCTCGCCAGCATCGCGTAGTGCTGCGTCGTCACCGGGATCACCACCGCCGGATATTCCGACCCCTGGCTCTTGTGGATGGTGGTGGCATAGGCGGGCATGAGGTTTTCCAGGTCCCCGAAGGAATAGGAGACCTGCCGGCCGTCGAAGAGGGCGACGAGTTCGCCCTCCTCCTGGTCGATGCGCAGCACCTGGCCGAGATCGCCGTTGAAGACGTCGCGGTCGTAGTCGTTGGCGGTCTGCATGACGCGGTCGCCGGCAGCATAGGTCCAGCCGTAGCGCTCGATGGAGCGGCCGGCCGGGGGATTGAGCACCTTCTGCAGCTCGACGTTGAGGTTGCGGGCGCCGAGCACGCCCTTGTTCATCGGCGCCAGCACCTGCACGTCGCGCATCGGGTCGAGGCCGAAGCGGCGCGGGATGCGCTCCTTGACCATCTCGATGATCTTGGCGAGGCCGCTCTCGGGCGTGGAGGCCTCGACCCAATAGAAATCGCTCTCCGCCCCCGCCGGCACGGCCTCCGGCATCTCGCCGCGGTTGATGCGGTGGGCGGTGGCGATGATGCGGCTGGCTTCCGCCTGGCGGAAGACCTCCGTCAGCCGTGCCACCGGCACCAGCCCCGAGGCGATGATGTCGGCGAGCGCCTGGCCGGGTCCGACGGGGGGCAACTGGTCGACGTCGCCGACGAGCAGCAGGCCGGCATCGGCCGGCAGCGCCTCGACGAGGGCGAGCATCAGCGGCACGTCGACCATGGAGGTCTCGTCGACCACCAGCAGATCGCAGTCGATGAGGTTCTCGCGACCGCGGGAGAAGGCGCCGAATTCCGGATCGATCTCCAGCAGGCGGTGGATGGTCTTCGCCTCGATGCCGGTCTGCTCGGTCATGCGCTTGGCGGCGCGCCCGGTGGGGGCGGCGAGCACGACCGACACGTCCTGGCGGGTGAGGAGCTTCAGGATCGTATCGAGCAGCGTCGTCTTGCCGACGCCCGGGCCGCCGGTGATGACGGACACCTTGGCGGCGAGAATGGTCGCCAGCGCCTCGCGCTGCGAGGGCGCGAGGGCCTTGCCGGTGCGCGCCTCGACGCGCGGCACCTCGGTGTCGAGATCGATCTTCCCCCAGGGCGGCGATCCCTTGGCGAGGTCGCGCAGCCGCTCGCCGATGATCTTCTCGGCCCGGTGCAGGTCCTTGAGGAACAGGTGCGGCTCGCCGCCGATGGTGTCGGCGACGAGGTTGCGGGCGGCCACCTCGGCTGCGGCCGCCTCCTCGATCCGCGCGGTGTCGCCGTCGAGCAGGCGGGCGGCCAGCGCCACCGCCTCCTCGCGCGGCAGGCCGGTATGGCCGTCGTCGCGCGCCTCCTGGAGGGCATAGGTGATGCCGGCGCGCAGGCGCTCCGGCGCGTCGCGGGCAAGCCCCAGCGACACCGCCACCTGGTCGGCGGTGAGGAAGCCGATGCCGCGCACGTCGCGGGCGAGGCGGTAGGGGTCCTGGCGGATGAGGCCGATGGCCTCGGTGCCGAGCGCCCGGAAGACGCGGGCCGCCTGTCCGAGGCCGAGGCCGTGCTCCTGCAGGAAGACGCCGAGGTCGCGGACGATGCGGTCCTCGGTCCAGCTCTCGGTGATGCGGCGGATGCGGGCATCCGTGAGGCCGACGATCTCCTTGAGCCGGTGCGGCTCGGTGTCGAGCACCTCGAAGGTGCGCTTGCCGAAGGCCTGGACGATCTTGTGGGCGGTGGCGATGCCGATGCCCTTGATGGCGCCGGAGGCGAGGTAGCGCTCGATGCCGTCCTTGGAGGCGGGCGGGGCGGTGACGAGGCGCGCCGCCTTGAACTGCAGGCCGTGGGTGCGGTCGTTCACCCAGGAGCCTTCGGCCGTCATCATCTCGCCGGCCGCCACCGCCGAGGTGGTGCCGACGATGGAGACCGGCTGCGGCTTGCCGCGCACGCGCACCTTCAGCACCGCGAAACCGGTCGCGGGGGAATGGAAGGTGACGCGCTCGATGGTGCCCGTCAGGGTCTCCAGCGGGCTGTCGGAGGACGGGGCGGCGCCCGCGCGCATGGAGGCGAATCGCTCTAAGAGAGGTGGATCGGGATCGGCCGGAAGCTAGAACGCCCGGCTGCCCGCGTCCACGCCGAACCGGCCGACCGAGCGCATCCATGGCCTTCGCCCTCGCCGACGTCTCCCTCGTCCAGGCGGTCCTCGTCGCCGGCACGGCCTTCGGTGCGGCGGTCGTCGGCGGCATGGCCGGCTACGGCACCGGCCTCCTGCTGCCGCTGGTGCTGGTGCCGGTGATCGGCGCCGAGAACGTGGTGCCGGTCATCGCCGTATCCTCCATGTTCACCAATGTCGGCCGCTTCGTCGCCATGCGCGAGGCGGTGGACTGGCGCGTCGCGGCGACGATGCTGCCGCTCGCCGTGCCCCTCGTCATGCTCTCGGCCTACGGCTTCACGCGGCTCGACACGCGCGGCGCCTCCCTCGTCATCGGCCTCATGCTGATCGTTCTCGTGCCGCTCAGGCGCAAGCTGGTGCGCATGGGCTTTCGCCTCGCCGGCTGGCAGCTCGCCCCGGCGGGCGGCGTCTACGGCCTCGTCACCGGCGCCTCCAGCGGCGCCGGCGTCATCCTCGTCTCCTTCCTCATGGCGGCGGGGCTGACGGGGAAGGCGGTGATCGCCACGGACGCCGCCATCTCCATCGTCATCGGCATCGCCAAGGCCGGCACCTTCGGCTGGAACGAGGCCCTGCCGACGCCCCTGCTCCTCTTCGCGCTGCTGGTGGGGCTCGCCACCCTGCCGGGCGCCTTCGTCGCCCGCGCCCTTCTCGACCGCCTGCCGGTGCGCCTGCACACGCTGATGCTGGAGGCCGTCATCGTCGTCGGCGGCGTCCTCATCGTCGCCCGCGGCCTCTTCGGCGCCTGATGCGCCAATCCGCGACGTCCGCCCTTGCAATCGGCGAAAGGCTCCCCATCTCAGGCTCACCGGCTGACGAGGCCTGCCCTTCCGGCGCTGTTCGGCGCGGATGTCTCCCTGCAAAGGGAACCATCCCCCCGCTGCGACGTTTGAGAGGCACGGCGGTTCTCCCGTGAACGTCATGCGCTGCCGACCGGCGGCGCGACGATCCGGCGAGCATCTCAGCCTGACGCGAGATCACCTCATCCAGCCGACCGCGGATGTAACGGCGGCAAGAGGGTGGTCCCGCGTCGACAAATTCTGTATGACGCGAACCCTGGCATCGAGCGGAAGATCCGCTTCGCCGGGGTTTTCTGCGCCCGGGCCGCGGCGCAACGACGGAGAAGCCACGCATATGGCGAAGGAAGACGTCCTCAATTTCGAAGGCAAGGTGACGGAGGTCATGCCCGACGCCCGGTTCCGCGTGGAACTGGACAACGGGCACATGGTCGTCGTCTACACCGCCGGCAAGATGAAGAAGAACCGCATCAAGACCCTGGTCGGCGACCGCGTGACGGTCGAGATGACGCCCTACGACCTCGACAAGGGCCGTCTCGTCTTCCGCCACAAGGGCGATGCCCCGCCCCCCGGTCCGCGCCCCGGCGGCGCCCGTCCCGGCGGTCCGCAGCGCCGGCGCTGAGCCGGTTTCTCCCGGCGCGGAGCCCTCCGCGCCCGACGGTGCCCGCCTCGGCGACCCGATGGTCGCCGCTTGCCGTTATGGGCCTTGCATGTCCGGCCGCCCCGCCCCCTCCCGTCCCGCGACGCTCGCCGGCTTCGGCGCCATCGGCCTGTGGGGCCTCCTGGCCCTGTTCACGGCGGCTTCGGGCACGGTCCCGCCCTTCCAGCTCACCGCCATGACCTTCGCCATCGGCGGCGGCATCGGCCTCGCCGTGGTGGCGACGCGCCCCGGCGGCCTGTCCCTCCTTGCCCAGCCGCCGCGGGTCTGGCTGCACGGCATCGCCGGCCTCTTCGGCTATCACGCGCTCTATTTCACCGCCCTGCGCTATGCGCCGGCGGCGGAGGCGAACCTCCTCAACTATCTCTGGCCGCTGCTCATCGTCGTCTTCTCCGCCCTGCTGCCGGGGGAGCGGCTCAAAGCCCACCACGTGCTCGGGGCCTTGCTCGGCCTCGCCGGCACGGTGTTGCTCATCGCCTCGCGCGGCGGTCTCGGGGCGGGTTTTGCCGCCGGCCATCTCGTCGGCTATGCGGCGGCGCTCGGCTGCGCCCTGGTCTGGTCGGTCTATTCGGTGACGGCGCGGCTCCTGCCGAACGTGCCGACCGAAGCCGTCGCCGGCTTCTGCCTCATGACCGCGGTTCTCGCCCTCCTCTGCCACCTGGCGCTGGAGACGACGGTCTGGCCGGCCGCCGTCACCGAATGGCTGGCGATCCTCGCCCTCGGCCTCGGGCCGGTGGGGGCGGCCTTCTACCTGTGGGACCGCGGCATGAAGCTGGGCGACATCCAGGTGCTGGGGGCGGCGAGCTATGCGGCGCCGGTCATCTCCACCCTGGCGCTGGTCGCCTTCGGCCATGCGCAGGCGAGCCTGGTGCTGGGCGTGTCGGTGGCGCTGATCGTCGCGGGGTCGGTGGTGGCGGCCAAGGAGATGTTCAGGCGGTAGGGCGCCCTGCACAGCGCAAGTGCATCCTTCGAGGCTCGGTCGCTGCGCTCCCTCGCACCTCAGGATGAGGAATGGTGAGACCTGCAACCGGCCCAGCATGAACGGGCAGGTCGCGTCGAGCTGTTTGCCAGCCGCCAACCTCCCTCATCAAGAGGTGCGAGCCTGAAAGGCGAGCCTCGAAGGACGCACTTGCGCGGTGCAAGGCGCGTCGCCCCCTCACCCCTGCGCCATCCGCCGGCAGTGATAGTCATAGGCCACCGTGAAGCCGAGCCGCTCGTAGAGCGCGTGGGCCTTCACATTGGTCTTGCGCACCTGCAGATAGGCGGTGTGGGCGCCGTGCGAGCGGCCCCAATGCAGCAGCGCGCCGATCATGCGCTGCCCCGCCCCCGAGCCGCGCGCGGCCGGCGTGACGGCGAGATCGTAGAGCCCGACATAGCCGCGATCGGCGACACCGAGGCCGAAGCCCACCGCCTTCCTGTCGACATAGACGGTGGCGAAGGCGGTCTCGACGCGGATGGCGCCGACGATGCGGCCGAGCATCTCCTGCTGCCAGTCGGCGAGCTCATAGGCCTCCGCCGCGCCGGTCACCCAGGCCTCCGTCGGCTCCTCGGAGAGCACGACCGCCGCGTCCGGCGCGCCCTCCATCTTCACGCGGCTCGCGAGCGGGGCGACCATCACGTCGGTCTCGTCGTAGACGGTCCAGCCGGCCTCGGCGAAGCCTTGATCGATGCCCTCTCCCGCCAGCGGCGTGATGCGCACCATCGGCTCGATCCCGGCCTTGCGGTAGAGCGTCTTCACCGTACGGATCAGCTCCTCGGCCGAGATGGACGAGGGGTAGAAGGGGCTCGCCGCATTGGAGCGCTTGGTGTGGCCCCCGGCCATGCGCAGCATCCAGCCGTCGACATAGACGGTCTGCATGGCCGGCCAGGCGTTGAAGAGGCGCTCCTCGAGGATGCGGGCGAGGACGGGATCGTTCATGGTTCTGCCTGTCGGGTGCCCGGGTTCCAGCCGGGAGGCGCCAGCCGGAAGCCGGCGAAATCGAAGCCGGGCGCCACCGTGCAGCCGACCAGCGTCCAGTCGCCGAGCGTCTCGGCCGCCTGCCAGTGGTGCGGCGGCACGATGCCCTGCGGGCGCTGGCCGCCCGCGAGGTCCGCGCCGAGGACGAGGTGGCTGACCGGGCCGGCGTCGCCCGCCGCAAGCGACAGCCGCAAGGGCGCGCCGGCATGCCAGTGCCAGATCTCCACCGCATCCACCGTGTGCCAGTGGGAGCGTTCGCCGCGCTTCAGCAGGAAATAGATGGCGGTGGACGCCGAGCGCCCGTCCGCGCCGGGCGCGTCGCGGAAGGTCTCGCGGAAATAGCCGCCCTCGGGATGGGGCGTCAGGCCGAGCAGCGCGATGATCTCGTCGGCCGTCATCCGGTCACCCGTCACTTCCTGTTCCGGCCGAAGTCCGGATCGGCCGTGTCCTGCCGCTGGTCGATGATCGAGCGGCGGATGGCGCGGGTGCGGGTGAAGAGGTCGAAGAGCTGGTCGCCCTGGCCCCAGCGGATGTTGCGCTGGAGGGCGATGAGGTCCTCGGTGAAGCGGCCGAGCACCTCGAGCACCGCCTCCTTGTTGTGGAGGAAGACGTCGCGCCACATGGTCGGGTCGGAGGCGGCGATGCGGGTGAAGTCGCGGAAGCCGCCGGCCGAGAACTTGATGACCTCGCTCTCGGTGACCTTTTCCAGGTCCGAGGCGGTGCCGACGATGTTGTAGGCGATGAGATGCGGCACGTGGCTGGTGATGGCCAGCACCAGGTCGTGGTGGTCGGGCGCCATCACCTCGGTCTTCGAGCCGAGCCCCTGCCAGAAGGCGGCGAGGCGCTCGACGGCTTCCGGGTCGGTGCCCGGCACGGGGGTGAGGATGCACCAGCGGCCGTGGAAGAGCTCGGGGAAGCCGGAATCGGGTCCCGAATGCTCCGTGCCGGCCACGGGGTGGGCGGGGATCAGGTGCACGCCCGCCGGCATGTGCGGCGCCATCTGCGCCACGATCGAGCCCTTGGTGGAGCCGACGTCGGAGACGATGGCCCCTGGCTTCAGATGCGGGCCGACGGCCTCGGCCACCGCCCCCATGGCGCCGACGGGCACGCAGGCGATGACGAGATCGGCGTCCGTCACGGCGGCGGCCATGTCGGTGGTCGCATCGTCGGCGATGGCGAGTTCGCGCACGCGCGCGATGACCGCCTCGGAGCGGTCGGCGGCGACGACCGTGCCGGCAAGCGGCACGTTGCGCAGGGCGCGCGCGATGGACGAGCCGATGAGCCCGATGCCGATCAGCGCGACCTTGCCGAAGAGAGGCTGGCCGGTCACCGCTTCATGAACTCGGCGAGGGTCGCCACGAGATGGCGGTTGGCCTCCTCGTCGCCGATGGTGAGGCGCAGCGCGTCGGGCAGGCCATAGGCGGCGACGCGGCGCAGCACCAGGCCCTTCGAGACGAGATAGGCGTCGGCATCGGCCGCCGTCTTGCCGGCATCCTTCGGGAAGTGGATCAGCAGGAAATTGCCGACCGAGGGCGTGACCTTCAGGCCGAGCTTCTCGATCTCCGCGGTGACCCAGGGCAGCCAGGTCTCGTTGTGATCGATGGCCTTCTGGACGAAGGCCTGGTCTGCGATGGCGGCGGCACCGGCGGCGATCGCCGCGGCATTGACGTTGAAGGGCCCGCGGATGCGGTTCACCGCGTCGATGAGATGGGCGGGGCCGACCATCCAGCCGATGCGCAGCGCGGCGAGGCCGTAGATCTTCGAGAAGGTGCGCGTCATCACGACGTTCTCGTTCGACGCCACCAGTTCCAGGCCGCTCTCGTAGTCGTTGCGCCGGACATACTCGGCATAGGCCGCGTCGAGGATCAGCAGCACCGACTTCGGCAGGCCGGCGTGCAGGCGCTTCACCTCGTCGAAGGGGAGGTAGGTGCCGGTCGGATTGTTGGGATTGGCGAGATAGACGATCTTCGTCTTTTCCGTCACCGCCGCCAGGATGGCGTCGACGTCGGCCGTGAGGTTCTTCTCCTTGACCACGACGGGCGTGCCGCCGGCCGCGAGGATCGCGATCTTGTAGACGAGGAAGCCGTGCTCGGTGAACACGCCCTCGTCGCCGGGCCCGAGATAGGCGTTGGTCAGCAGCGACAGGAGCTCGTCCGAGCCCGAGCCGCAGAGGATGCGGTCGGCGTCGAGGCCGTAGAGCTTGGCGATGGCCTCGCGCAGCTCGGCCGAGGAGCCCTCGGGATAGAGCTCCAGCTTGCTGGCGAGCTTGCCGTAGGCCTCGATGGCCTTGGGGCTGGCGCCGAGCGGCGTCTCGTTCGAGGAGAGCTTGTAGACCTTGGCGACGCCGGGCGCGCCGGACTTGCCGGGCACATAGGCGTCGATCGCCATCACACCGGGACGGGGAACGGGACGCGTGGCTTCGAGGGTCATGTCGGCACCGGAAAGGAAGGGCTGGCCTGCCATCGCCGTCAGGCGGCGATCGGCCTTGCGGTGTAGCCGACCGTGCGGGCGGCTTCAACAGCCATGCCCGAAGCCGCGTCCTGCGCGATCTCGGCCTCGGAGGCCTCGCGCGGGCCCCAGGCGAGGAGGTGATGGCGGCCGCCCTCGTCGGCGCTCGCCAGCACGGCGTCGACCTCCACGGCCGGGCGGCCGGCGAGGGTCACCGCGACGAGGCGGGTGTCGAGGCCCGCCGTGTCGATGGAGGGATGGCCGATGACGAGGGCCTGCGGCGGGCGCGGGCTGGCGGCGCGGGCGATGGCCGGGGCGGTGGCCATGGCGATGGGCTGGCCGGAGCCGCCGAGCTTCTCCCACCAGGGCTCGCGGGCGGGGCCGAGGCCGATGAGGCCGAGATCGCCGCGGTCGCGGGCGATGGCGGCGACGACGGAGGCCGGGCTCGAGTGCTTCACCAGCGGCACGCCGAAGCCGAAATGGAAGCGGGCGAGCTCGCGGGCGTTCTCCTGCTCCGGCCCCATGACCACGTGCACGGAGTGCGGCGACTGGACATAGGTGAAGGTGGAGATGATCTGCCGCCAGATCTGCACCACGAGCTCCACCGGCAGGCGGCCCTTGTGGTTGTCGACGAGGCGGCGGACGACGTCGGCCTCGCGCGCCGGGCGGAAGGCGGAGCCGGTCTCGGCGGTCTTCTTCACCTCGATCAGCCGCTCGATGATCTGGCCGCGCTCCATCAGGAGGCCGTGCATGGCGGCGTCGATGCGGTCGATCTCGCCGCGCAGGTCGGCAAGGCTCGGCAGGGTGGGATCGGTCATGGCAGGTCCGGCCGGTGGCGGCGTCAGGAGAAGAGGGTGTCGGTGGCCCCGCCCGGCAGGGCGGCGGTGACCTCGATCTCGACCTTCATCTCGGGCTTGAACAGGCCGGCGACGACGAGGAGCGTCGAGGCCGGGCGGATGTCGCCGAAGACCTCGCCGAAGATCGGGAAGACCGTCTCGGCATCGGCGGCGTCGGTGATGTAGTAGGTGGCGCGCACGACGTTCGCCATGGAGGTGCCGGCCTCCTTCAGCGTCGCAGCGATGGTCTTGAAGCAGTTGCGCGTCTGCTCCTCCACCGAGGCCGGCAGCGTCATGGTGGCGTAGTCGTAGCCGGTGGTGCCGGCGACGAAGACGAAGCCGCCCTGGACCACGGCGCGGGAATAGCCGGCCGTCTTCTCGAAGGGGGAGCCCGTGGAGATCAGGCGGCGTTCCATGGCGGTGTCCTCGTGATGGTGGTTCGGTGGACCGTCGGCTCGTCGGGGGACCCGCGCGAACCTCAGCACGTCATGCCCGGGCTTGTCCCGGGCATGACGACTTCGAGCCCTCGCCCTGCCTCAG contains:
- a CDS encoding chorismate mutase; its protein translation is MTDPTLPSLADLRGEIDRIDAAMHGLLMERGQIIERLIEVKKTAETGSAFRPAREADVVRRLVDNHKGRLPVELVVQIWRQIISTFTYVQSPHSVHVVMGPEQENARELARFHFGFGVPLVKHSSPASVVAAIARDRGDLGLIGLGPAREPWWEKLGGSGQPIAMATAPAIARAASPRPPQALVIGHPSIDTAGLDTRLVAVTLAGRPAVEVDAVLASADEGGRHHLLAWGPREASEAEIAQDAASGMAVEAARTVGYTARPIAA
- a CDS encoding RidA family protein, with the translated sequence MERRLISTGSPFEKTAGYSRAVVQGGFVFVAGTTGYDYATMTLPASVEEQTRNCFKTIAATLKEAGTSMANVVRATYYITDAADAETVFPIFGEVFGDIRPASTLLVVAGLFKPEMKVEIEVTAALPGGATDTLFS